In the genome of Thiorhodovibrio winogradskyi, the window GCGCGGCGTTGTCGGCGAGCAAGTCGTGATCGGGCTCAAAACCACGGGGGCAGGCAATATGCAGATCGAAGTCGAACAGCCGAGCGGCGTTGATATAGGAGTTGCACATGTTGTTCCCATCGCCAACGTAGGCGACTCGCCGTCCGCGAATCGATCCACGATGCTCATGATAGGTCAGAATGTCAGCCAGTAACTGGCAGGGATGAAACCGGTCCGTCAGACCATTGATGACGGGTACCTTTGAGTGTTGGGCAAAGATCTCGATGGTGTCCTGCGCAAAGGTGCGAATCATGATGGCATCGACCATGCGTGAGAGCACGCGGGCACTGTCAGGAATGGGCTCACCACGCCCCAGTTGGGTATCGCGTGGCGACAGGAAGAGCGCGTGTCCACCTAGTTGCGCCATGCCAACCTCGAAAGACACTCGTGTGCGCGTCGAGGATTTTTCAAACACCATGGCCAGTGTGCGTCTTTTCAGTGGCAGATAATCGATGCCCTCGCGTTGCAGGCGTTTGAGCGCCCGAGCACGATCAATAAGTGCCTGTGCTTCATCGGTAGAGAGATCAAGCAGGGTCAAAAAATGCCGCAATGGACGGGCTTGTGGTTGTCCCATGGCGTTACTCCGCGGCCTCGGTCGGTGCATCGGCGAGAAAACCGCGAATGAGGCTTGTCAGGCCGTCCGTCAGCAGGGCGATTTGTTCGTCGTCGATGATGAGTGGTGGCAGCAGTCGCACGACCCGCCCGGCGGTGACATTGATCAACAACCCTTGATCGAGCGCTTGCTGGGTGAGTTGCATGCAGTCGCGCTCGAGCTCAATGCCAATCATGAGTCCGAGTCCGCGAACCTCACGCACGCCGGGCAGATCGCCGAGCGCCAGGCGCAGCTGCTCTAGTAGCGCCTGGCCCTGGCGTGTGGCCTGAGCAGGCAGGTTGTCCTGCTCCAGGGTTCGCAGTACAGCCAAGGCAGCGCTGCAGGCAAGGGGATTGCCACCAAAGGTGGAGCCGTGACTGCCTGGCCCCAGGATCTCTGCCGCCTCTCCTTGCGCCAAGCAGGCGCCGATGGGGACCCCGTTGGCTAGCCCCTTGGCTAGGGTTAGGACGTCGGGCAGGATGTCGGCATGCTGGAAGGCAAAGAGCCGTCCAGTGCGTCCCATGCCAGTCTGGATTTCATCAAGCATTAGCAGCCAGTCATGCTGATCACAGAGCTCGCGCAGACCGCGGAGGTAATTCGCCGCCGGCAGGATGACGCCGCCCTCTCCTAGGATGGGCTCGACAAGCACGGCAACGATGCTGGCCCGGCTGGCGGCGACCTTGTCGATCGCATCAATGTCGTTGTAAGGCACGCGCGCAAAGCCAGGCACCAGGGGCTCGAAACCAGCTTGAGCCTTGCGGTTGCCGGTGGCTGTCAGGGTTGCCAGGGTGCGACCATGAAAACTTGATTCCATCACCAGAATGATGGGGTCTTTGATGCCCCGTTGATGCGCGCGCAGCCGGGCGAGCTTGATCGCGGCTTCATTGGCCTCCGCCCCTGAGTTGCCGAAAAAGACCCGTTCCATGCCGGCAAGCCGGGTCAGGCGGTCGCCGAGTTGCTGTTGGGCCGCAATGTGGTAAAGATTGGATGTATGCACCAGCCGCCCGGCCTGCTCACACAGAGCCGCTGTGACACCTGGGTGCGCATGCCCGAGGCCGCACACCGCGATGCCGGAGATCGCATCCAGGTAGCGGCGATTCTCGGCATCCCATAGCCAGACACCTTGGCCGCGTGCGAAGGTGACCGGCAACCGGGAATAGGTCGACATCAGGGATTGGCCCATAGGGTGTCAGGGACTCTTGCAAAGATTTGGATGGGCCGTGCGTTTGTGCATGACAGAAACAACAAGGCGGTCTTGCGCGGCAGCGCCGAGACCGCCAGTTTAAAGTATCCTGTGCCAAACGGACGAAAACCCTTAATATATCAGCGTGCGGTACAAGCTCACAACTCACACATTGTTTTTTAGGAAAATAGGTATTCCATGACGGCTTCGGTTCCCGTTGGTCGCGGTGGCGCGGCTATTCTCTTTGACGTGCTCAATGATCTCAATGTTGAGTTCATTTTTGGTCACACTGGCGGGGCTGTGATCCCATTACATGTCGAGCTGAACAAACGCATGCGTCGTGGCGAGCGGGTGCCGCGTTTCATTCTTTGTCGCCAAGAGGGTGGGGCAGGGCATGCCGCCGAGGGTTATGCGCGCGCGAGCGGTCGAGTGGGCGTCGCGCTGGCCACCTCGGGGCCAGGCGCGACCAATCTGGCGACTCCCATTGCCGATGCCTACAAGGACTCGGTGCCCACCGTTTTTATCACCGGGCAGGTTTCGAGCGCGGCCATTGGCAGTGATGCCTTTCAGGAGGTGGATACCTTGGGCATGACGCGCCCCATCTCCAAACACAACTACCTCGTCAAGACGGTGGCTGACCTCGAGTGGACGCTGCGCGAGGCCTTTGTGCTGGCTGGTACGGGTCGTCCGGGGCCGGTGGTGGTCGATATTTGCAAGGATGCGCAAATGGCCCTGCTTGATCAGCCCAATCCGCCGCGCGTGCGCCATCGCGAGTCGCTGCCCTTCGATCCCGCCGCGGCTGATCGTATTCTTGCCGCTCTGGCCGCCGCCGAACGCCCGGTGATCAAGGCCGGCGGGGGGGTCATTCATGCTGGTGTTTCCGATGCTTTGCGGCAATTTGTCGAGTGCTTCGATACTCCGGTCACCACGACCTTCAATGCCCTAGGCGCGGTACCCATGGACAGGTCTCATGCCCTTGGCATGCCCGGTATGCATGGCAGTATTCCGGCGAACTACGCCCTGCGCGAGGCGGATTTTATCCTCACGCTCGGTGGTCGCTTCGATGATCGGGTCGCGGTCAAAGGCTTTGCCGATGGCAAGCGCATTGCCCATGTGGATATAGACCCCTCCGAGATTGACAAGACCATCAAGACGGATTTGTCGCTGGTGGCATCGCTTGAGAGGTTTTTTGACCATGCGCTCGCTAGTGGCATGCAGGCGCGGCATGCGCATTGGATGGCGCGCATTGGTGAGTGGCGCAAACAGATGCCCTTACCCTACGCGGAGGGAGATTACAT includes:
- a CDS encoding aspartate aminotransferase family protein produces the protein MGQSLMSTYSRLPVTFARGQGVWLWDAENRRYLDAISGIAVCGLGHAHPGVTAALCEQAGRLVHTSNLYHIAAQQQLGDRLTRLAGMERVFFGNSGAEANEAAIKLARLRAHQRGIKDPIILVMESSFHGRTLATLTATGNRKAQAGFEPLVPGFARVPYNDIDAIDKVAASRASIVAVLVEPILGEGGVILPAANYLRGLRELCDQHDWLLMLDEIQTGMGRTGRLFAFQHADILPDVLTLAKGLANGVPIGACLAQGEAAEILGPGSHGSTFGGNPLACSAALAVLRTLEQDNLPAQATRQGQALLEQLRLALGDLPGVREVRGLGLMIGIELERDCMQLTQQALDQGLLINVTAGRVVRLLPPLIIDDEQIALLTDGLTSLIRGFLADAPTEAAE
- the ilvB gene encoding biosynthetic-type acetolactate synthase large subunit, translated to MTASVPVGRGGAAILFDVLNDLNVEFIFGHTGGAVIPLHVELNKRMRRGERVPRFILCRQEGGAGHAAEGYARASGRVGVALATSGPGATNLATPIADAYKDSVPTVFITGQVSSAAIGSDAFQEVDTLGMTRPISKHNYLVKTVADLEWTLREAFVLAGTGRPGPVVVDICKDAQMALLDQPNPPRVRHRESLPFDPAAADRILAALAAAERPVIKAGGGVIHAGVSDALRQFVECFDTPVTTTFNALGAVPMDRSHALGMPGMHGSIPANYALREADFILTLGGRFDDRVAVKGFADGKRIAHVDIDPSEIDKTIKTDLSLVASLERFFDHALASGMQARHAHWMARIGEWRKQMPLPYAEGDYIKPQAVIEILSELTAGDATLVTGVGQHQMWAAQYYGFRRPRQWISSGGLGTMGFGLPAAIGAWFANPKQPVVLVDGDGSFQMNIQELATVVAHRIPIKVFVLNNSFLGMVRQWEDMMDGGHHYETCLARNEDCEPDCMTIDQTCRRQVPNLTGLSHVYPGLKTHRIRGPLGLRESIREALDQDGSVLVDVWIDKAEDVLPMVPPGKKLDAMIASSA
- the argF gene encoding ornithine carbamoyltransferase; translation: MGQPQARPLRHFLTLLDLSTDEAQALIDRARALKRLQREGIDYLPLKRRTLAMVFEKSSTRTRVSFEVGMAQLGGHALFLSPRDTQLGRGEPIPDSARVLSRMVDAIMIRTFAQDTIEIFAQHSKVPVINGLTDRFHPCQLLADILTYHEHRGSIRGRRVAYVGDGNNMCNSYINAARLFDFDLHIACPRGFEPDHDLLADNAARCHLSDSPATALTGADLVVTDVWSSMGQEEQEHERRQAFAGFCIDRALLSRARPDALFMHCLPAHRGEEVSAEVIDGPQSVVWDEAENRLHAQKALLEFLLVGPPPVQV